In Rutidosis leptorrhynchoides isolate AG116_Rl617_1_P2 chromosome 2, CSIRO_AGI_Rlap_v1, whole genome shotgun sequence, one genomic interval encodes:
- the LOC139891300 gene encoding short-chain dehydrogenase reductase ATA1-like produces the protein MAENGAHVIIADVLDELGTNLANSINGRYIHCDVSVESDVEAAIQLAISWKGKLDILFNNAGIGDVGGSITSLDMNRVSKLISVNMNGVIHGIKHAARAMIAGGNGGSIISSSSTAAILGGLGSHAYTLTKEGILAVSRSSSCELGTYGIRVNCVLPHAVLSDMLVDAYRGFKKDATVEEVQEKVSENASLLKGRCGRVEDIAEAVLFLASDESGFITGHNLVIDGGFTTSSINMTFIYRDKNTEIDTVGPTN, from the exons ATGGCAGAGAACGGGGCACATGTCATCATTGCAGATGTTTTGGATGAGTTAGGAACAAATCTTGCTAATTCAATCAATGGCCGTTATATACATTGTGATGTTTCAGTAGAATCTGATGTGGAAGCTGCTATTCAACTCGCTATATCTTGGAAAGGAAAACTTGATATCCTGTTCAATAATGCAGGAATTGGTG ATGTTGGAGGAAGCATCACATCTCTTGATATGAACAGGGTTTCAAAACTGATTAGTGTTAACATGAACGGAGTTATACACGGGATAAAACACGCGGCCCGTGCAATGATTGCAGGTGGTAATGGCGGTTCAATTATAAGCTCATCAAGTACAGCCGCTATCTTAGGAGGTTTAGGATCACACGCGTATACATTAACCAAAGAGGGTATTCTTGCAGTATCAAGAAGCTCATCGTGTGAATTAGGCACATATGGTATTCGTGTAAACTGTGTTTTACCTCATGCCGTATTATCAGATATGCTAGTGGACGCTTATCGTGGTTTTAAAAAAGATGCGACAGTTGAAGAAGTGCAAGAAAAAGTAAGTGAAAACGCGAGCTTATTAAAAGGAAGATGTGGCAGGGTTGAAGATATCGCCGAAGCTGTGTTGTTCTTGGCTAGTGATGAATCGGGTTTTATAACGGGGCATAATCTTGTTATTGACGGGGGGTTTACTACCTCTTCGATCAATATGACTTTCATTTACCGCGATAAAAATACGGAGATAGATACGGTGGGACCAACAAATTGA